A genome region from Magnolia sinica isolate HGM2019 chromosome 8, MsV1, whole genome shotgun sequence includes the following:
- the LOC131254257 gene encoding uncharacterized protein LOC131254257: MGIHADVQAKLHILNDKYKEQVDKHQQQQVFKVGDNVMVHLCKERFLTGTSNKLKNKKIGLVPILPKINDNAYIVDLLYDIEISRTFNVTDLTEYHEPKQDDNIRTSSFEVEETDAERVIDAFMMDGTSRSAPSSFRRREADCVRPRGRKFIWKAFAGNPCPSNSEAI, translated from the exons atgggcattcatgcggatgtGCAAGCCAAGTTGCATATCTTAAAcgacaagtacaaggagcaagtcGACAAGCATCAACAACAACAGGTGTTTAAGGTGGGTGAcaatgttatggtccatctatgcaAGGAGAGATTTCTGACCGGAACCTCCAACAagttaaagaataaaaagattggactggTACCGATCCTCccaaagatcaatgacaatgcttacattgttgatctttTGTATGACATTGAGATCTCGCGTACTTTCAACGTCacagacctgaccgagtatcatgaaccgaagcaggATGATAACAtaaggacaagttcttttgaagtggaggagactgatgcaGAGCGGGTCATAGACGCTTTCATG atggacgggacATCACGGTCAGCCCCATCGAGCTTCCGTCGCAGGGAAGCGGACTGCGTGCGGCCCCGCGGCAGGAAGTTCATCTGGAAAGCTTTTGCAGGCAATCCGTGCCCCTCAAATTCTGAAGCCATCTAG